In Bacteroidota bacterium, the genomic window TTGAATCGAACCAATGTTTGCATTATAGTTATGGATTGCCAATTGTACTAATCTATTATTTAATAACATCATCTTTTTTTCATTGTTACTTAATCTATCTAACTCAGAAAGTTTTGAAGTAACCTGAGATTTCAATTTATTGAGAAAGATGTTTGTTATGACAGAGTTCTTAACATCAATTTTTGCTCCAATTGATTTAATTTTTAGATTGGTATTGATGCCCTTTATTATAGCGTTATTTACAAGGTTCATAAGCCCGATATTTTCGAAATTATCTCCTTCATGATAATGAGCTAGCAAACTGTCAATTATTAATCTATATACTCGGGATTTGTTTAGATTAGCATAAAATATTTCTTTATCATCACCGGATGTATTTATTATATTTTCATAATCATTTACAGCCGGAGTTAAAAATTCTTCTTCAACTTTAGTTTCTATTTTCAGGTCACGAGATCTCTTTGATATTATTGTATCTGTTGAGCTGTTAGCAATATTGGAATAGAATGATTCTAAAGTTGACAAATCAGAATTATTAATTACCGATGTATAAAAAATATTGTTTAGTGCTACAACCTTAGAAAAATTGGTATCCTGTAGATTGTATAAATCATATGCATAACCTAAAGCAGCATTATTATTATTTTGATTTCTGGAAACCATAAAATTACCTAATAATAATTCGGATTGTGGAATTTCAGAATTATCTTCATTTATAACTCCGAAACCGCATGGAGTGAAATCAAAATTATCCGCATAATTTTTATAACTAAATGAATAAGCCGGAACTAATCTTCCACTAGGGTTACCGCCCCAAGCATTTCCGCTACAATAAATCATAGGAGGTGTTACATATATTTCCGAGTTAAAGATAAGGGTATCAGGTTGGTCTCCTCCCGAATGTAAATAATCTTCAATGATATTATGTCCATTGTTAATTATAGGATCACTGTTATAATTTTTATCATTATCACAATAGATTTCAGGTCCGGCACTATTAAAAATATGATTTGACCCTCCTATTTCATAGGTTTGATTTATTGTGTAACCTGGCGTCATTAAGGGATGTGAATTGTTAGTCAAAAATAATCCTACTCCATTATTTTCCATTTGATTACTATACAAAACAGGTTGAGAATTATCTAAAAGAACACCATATTGCATACAATTACTTATTGAATTGCAATTATATGACCCACCGGAAGCGTAACCAACTATTCCAGTCGAATAGCCGTCATTTGAATTTGCTCCTGTAATTGTATTTCCGTAGATATCCCCGTAAGGACAATTGAGCATTGCTATACCAAACTGACCAATATTGTTTAAAGTATTATTTCGAATATGTGCGATGTCAACGTCGGAGCAGCCAATAGATGTATATTGATAATTTGAATTGCAATTAAATGTATTATTTAAAATATCGACTTGAAATAAATCCGGATGAGCATTTTGAATTACTATATCATGAGCTATGGAGTTATTAAAAACACAATTTTCTATATCCATATGTTGAATATAATTTGCTTCTATTCCTGTTAAAGCATTGCTAAGTGTTACTTGACTAAATATAATATTTCCACCGGTCAATTGTATTCCCTTCCATGTTTCATTTACATTTTTGGGAGATAAAGTAACTCCGCCGCCGCCAACCACACTATATATTGATGAGTTGTCAAGAACAATTCCGGAATTATTTTTAAACTTCCAAACATTTCCAACCTTCAAATTAGCTGAATGTAAAGAAATATCATTATCAATTTCAGCCCCTACACCTGTGGAAGCTAAGTAGATATTACAATTTGATAAATCTATTTTTGAATAATTTCTGTTTTGTACCAAGGCAATATCGTAAAAATCAGGATCAGAGTAATTTGTCTCTGAGACATTAATGTTCCTGAGAACTATTGGATTAGTTCCACCGGTGTTAAACATAGTAAAATCCCTAATATTGCCATTGGTATTCTGAAGTTTTATATTTTCAACTACAATAGAGTCTAACTGAGACGTTCCTCTACATTCAATTCCTGCAACTGTATTAATATAACTTTCACTTGTATTGGCATAGTTAGCACCTTTGAATAATATTGGATTATTATCATGTGTTCTACTTTTAAATGGTCCTAATACAAAACTTCTTCCTGCAACACCTTCAATTTCCGTATTCTCGTAAAATATATAATTAGCATTTGGGTCATTTTCATGATAGTAAACTTTATCAGAAAGTGAATACATCTGTGGAACACTTCCCCTGTTATATACTACATGTTGATAGTCAGGTGGCTCTGAAATTGTATATTGGAGAGTAAAGCTTATTCCGCTGTTAACATTACTGTAATCATTTTGATTTATATTTGTCAGTTGTATACCTGTTTTGAGATTTTCTCCTGAAAAAGTCCTTTGAGTAAGAAATGATTTATAAGCTCCTGAAACATCAGCATGAGCAAAAAAATGAAGTGGATTTCCTATACTCCCGCACATTTGGCTGAGTAGAACAGTAGGATCTGCTGGTTTTATTATTATTGTAGGATCTTCTCCTGAGCACGAAGAAACAGGTTGAGGAGTATACGGAGAGTAGTGCCAAATTAATAAACCTCCTTTAAAATCATTTATGTTATCGGTTACTATTTGCCTGTCAAATCCAATTCTTTTTCTGTTTTCCAATATAAAACATTCACCAGCCAGATGATCCGGGGAAACTGTTGGCTTACCGTAAATCGTAACAATGCCGCATTTATTGCTGGTTTCGATCGGTGGTAAATTTGTTTCTGTCATTGAATGTTCATAAGGTACTGCATCTAGCCATCCTTTTCTGAGTTTATAGACGGGATTTGGATGTGAAGGACAATTCAAATCTCTAGTCATAAAAACATTCATTAAATCATATCTGCCTGAAACTGTATGTCCCCAACCGAATGCACTATGTCCAAACTCATGTGCCATATTACTAAATCCATCAATTCGGCATGCAATTTCATCCGGTTTTGCGTTCATGTCTCGTACAATAATGCCGTCAGAAAATCCTAAACCTTTAAATCTATATGATGAACCGGCAAATACAAAAATGCATTTACCACCTGCTGCATTAAAACTTGTATAATCAAACGGCGTTTGCCCATGTGAATACATGTATTTCAATTTTTTAATCATATCTTCCTGCATAAGTTGAAGTCTGCTTACATCATCTGCAATAGGGGGATTTGTATATGTATACCAGTAATAATCCGGCATATACGATGTAGCTTCCGGTCCATACTTATTTTTATCTAATGTAATATACTTTATTATTTGCTTTCCGTTTGGTAAAGTTATATAGTCATTTACAATTCCCTGATAATCATTTCCGGAATTTGGATGAGTAGTCGCCGGTATTACATCTAGCATATTGGATGAAACCTCTTTCCAATATTGTCTCATACTTCCATATGCCTGGTCGCCATACATACTGTTATGGGTCTGATAATCAGGATGTGCACTGCCCTGGTAAGTATTTGTTATATCAAAAAACATGTTATATCTATCCTGCCATGAATATTTAGCTGCATTTGTATATAGCGTATGAGAATTTCCCGAAACAACATAGGGCGATAAATCGTTTGTTAAGCCTATTTCACCGGCTGCGTCAAAATTCGGAACATACTGTAAATCACTTGTATATATAGGCTGTTCACCATTGTCACTGCGTCTTCCGTCCGGAAAGTCAAAATAAATAACTGCCAGTTGAATTGTCTGTGAGGTTTTCCAGCTTGCAGATAAATATTCAGGTTCTTGTTGAATTGAATTGACGTTTGTAAAACACTTATCTATTTCTGTATTTTGAGCAAAAGCTAAATTAGAAATAATCAATATTGCGTATAAAAATATACCCAATATATAATTAACTTTTTTCATATTTTAATGTTTTTAGTGTTATAAAATAGGGCAGCTCTATATACTTCAAAAAAGTATATAAAATTAATAATTATCCGTTGGCGCGTGTAATTTATTAAGGGGCTGTCCCTGTGATTTTAAAATTGTTTTTTTAGGAAAAATTTTACTACGGTCCTTTATTCATTCTTTTTTATTTTATTTTAATAAAATTAGTTTTTTAGTTTCAAATGATGTTCCCCCAATAAATAATTTATAAAAGTAAACACCACTGCCAATTGCAGAAAAATTATATTTTATTAAATATCTTCCCGGAGTAAAATTCCCCTCCATTAATTTTATTTTTTCTTTTCCAAGTAAATCATATACAATAATTTTAATATCTTCTGACCTATTTACGTCGAACATTATATTTGTTTCAGGATTAAAAGGATTTGGATAGTTTTGATATAGTTTGTAGTCAGAAGGAATTTCGCTTGAAATATTATGAATTGCTACTGTGCTGTCCGGCTTGTTGTATGATCGAATATTACCGAATATATCTCGGTTTCCAAGCCTGGTATCAGTCCATGTAGTTATTATTCTTTCATTCGAAAAAACAAAATCTGCAAATGATTGTTCTTCAAATGGAAACAAGCTTGAAACTGCAAATTCATTCCCTATGAAATTCCCTGATGAATCTGCCCTAAGCATATAAGTTATTCCGTTCAAGTCATTATTATAGCTTAAAATAAAATTTCCATTCCTTAATTTTTTTACGTTTGGATTAAATCTTTCTACTCCTTGGTTTCCGTATAAAGTATTATCGCCTTTTCTTACTCCGTCTTTATTATATAATTGATATACAACACTTCTTGAATTGAACCCAAGATTGTAATAAGAAAACACAATGCAAAATCTTCCCACACTATCCGAAGAAACAACAGGATTAGTATAACTATCAAATGCACCTGTATTATTGTTTACTTGTAATCTGCCGCCGATAGGACTTCCACCTGCACTAAATAATTGTGCCAAAATGTTTATTGCTCCGCTTCCATTACTTTCAGACCAAGCTATAATGAAACTGCCGTCATCTCTTACAGATAATGCATTGTAATCCTTATTGACAGTAGTATCAGTTACAAGGATATTATTGCCAATTCTGGTTCCTGCCGAATCAAATTTTTGATATTTTATTGCTGAATATGCCCAATTTTGATTGACTTCTAACCAGCTTATCAATAAATAACCGTTTGTATTTATAGCTATCTTATAGTTTCTAATTACATTTAAATTATTATCTTTAAAATTATTTGTTGTTGAAATAGAATCACCATATTTATTGAAATGTTTTATTCTATAGAAGTAGCTGTTGCCAATTTTTTCATTCCAAATCACAAAAAAATTACCATTGGGCTTTACTACAATTTCGGGGTCATAGGCAAAGATTGTTTGTGAATTTATTTTTGTATTATTTCCAAGTATAGTTCCATTAAATGAATATCTCTGAAAATAGACATCAGAAGAATCGTTCCTTCTATTATCATTCCATACAATAACAAAGTTTCCCAAAAGATCAGATCCTATTCTAGATTTACTTTGCGAAAAATTTGTAACATCACTGTTAACTCTAAAATCCTGAACAAGTTGAGGGAAAGCTTTTGTAGTTACTAGTAAACAAATTATATAAATAAACAAATAATACTTTTTCATAATTTATTTTTGACCTATTTTACGAACTAAAATTAAGTAAGCAGATTTAAATTCTGTAAAATTTAACAGAATAAATTGTATTGTTGATTTCGAGTAAAATGAATTTTTGTTTTCTGACGGCATAGATAGCACTTTAAAAATATAAAATTTAAATGAATCCATTAAACCAGGATTCAAAAAAACCTGTGCCACTAAGTTTTTGAATTGTTAGTTTATAATGAGATAAATTTACCTTACCTAAATTATCTCATATTAAAGTATATGGAGTTTATTATAACTATGAATTCATAATAGTCTATTTATTATTATAATCTTAAATAGTAATAAAAACGAACGATGAAAATATAAACTTTCATAACAAAAAAAATGTGTTTATTCTAATAATGAATAAAAAATTCTTCTAAATATTATTAAATTTTTTACCGGTTCGCCGTCTCGGATTTTTTATAGAAATTTCTTATCAGTGGGTTATAAGAAATATTTATTTCAATGTAAAATTAATCTTATGCTAATTATATGTCAAGTATAATTTTTTAACTTAATAAAAATTTAATATCATAGTTTCAAGAAATAAATTCCAAATTCAACAAATCTATAATCACCCGGAATTTCTCCGGGCAATTATTCTTGAATCATCTTAGGAAGGATTTGTATAGAAGAGTTTTCGATTTCAGCTTGAATGCTTACGATCTCTGGTAATGCATAGTATTTCATAGTTGTTGCTAGTTTCTTATGATGAAGCAATTTACTTACGAATTCTACTCGAACTCCGGCGTTTAACATTCTTGTTGCAAGAGTCTTACGGAATGTCTTGAGCGTAATTGTATAGTTGTTTGGTATATCAAAACGCTTCTTCATTCTGCGAAATCTTTGACCAATACTTCCACGTGTAAATCCTTCAAATAACTTCTGGTTTTTTGTTAAACTTAGCAGCGGTTTCATTTCTTCTTCTATAAATATTCTCAGTTCTTCGTATATCGGAAATGTTCTGAATAATTTTGTCTTTGACACATTAAGCTTTATATAGCTTTCCTTCATTACAAAATTATCCGAAGTTAAATTTAATGCATCTATCACTCTCATACCAGTTAATGAAAGGAAAACAAACAAAATGTATAGTTTGTAATCCAAATGCTTTGTTTCTTCAAGTATTTTTAAAAGCAAATCATCTGAAAACACAATAATTTCTTTTTCGATTTCTCTCGGACCTGGAACATTTCTGCAAGGAGATTTATCTAGTATGTCTTCCTTAAACAAATAAGTAAAAAACATTTTTATGTAAGTATAATTTGTTCTTTGAGTAGCATTACTAACGGTAGCTTTGAGTAACCGTAGATAGCTTGTAATATCTGAAGAACGAATTTTATCGATTCTTCTTTCCGGTTCAACTACTTTTGAAAATTTATTCATTGCATTTATAAACATGTTCTGATGTTCGATACTGCTGTTTGATAAATGATTCTGATATTTTTCAATTGCTGAATAGAGGGTAAGCTCAGAGGTTTCAAGCTCTTTAAGTATTAATTTTCTTAATAATGAATTTTCATTCTTTGTTTCGTAAAGTGCTTCAATCTCCTTGCGTTTACTTCTACCTAATTCCCAGTTACGTTCATTCGGAATGAGTGCCAAGTTTTCTCTTACCTTATGTCCAGCTTTATTGTACTCGATATGCAGTTTATTTCTGTATACAAATAATGATGCCATATTTATTTTTTAATTCTTGATTTCATGATTTGATATAGTGAAGAATGTCTATTCTCCCTTTCCCCGACTTTATTATTATTCATTTTATTTGACACATCAGATTCAAGTTCGTCCATATCGAAACTAGTAACGTAAGAAATAATACTTTGAACAGGAACATAAATTTTATTATTAATTGTTTTAGAAATTAGTTTTTTATCTCTGATTAGTTTTAAAAGATTACCTCTTCTAATGCCAAGTCTTTTCCTTGCTTCATTTAGTGAAAGTAATCTTAACTCCGGAAATTTTTCGTTTTCAATTTTATTTTGATTCATAGTTAGAATAATAATTAGTATTTACCTTTTTAAAATTTATTATAATTAGAATTTGATTTTCTGTCAGCAGTTTGTCAGCAGTTTTTGACAAGATTGGAACAAAAGGGAAACAAAGTCATTTTATGGCAACAAGAAAATCTACCCTATTATATAGAGTAAATTATTCCATATATTGTAAATTTGTGCAAAATTGAACAGAATCGAAGTATTTATTTTTTGTATTTTATAAAGCAAAGAATTATTTACTGAAATTTAAAAATAGCACAAAATCGTTTGTCACTGCATGGCATGCAAGAGGTCAGCGGTTCGACCCCGCTATTCTCCACCAATTTAAAAGCCCGATAAATTAAATACTTATCGGGCTTTCGTTTTTTAATGACGCTCACTTTATAATTTTTATCTGTTGTATATCAGTTCTTTTATTTTACTTATCAGCCAGACATTTTTTGTTTCCGACATAAATTTTTCCAGATCATACATTTCCTTTTTTTTCTCTTCTTTATCGGAAAGCATTGCTGTGAATTTTACCAGCAGTTTCATTCCTGCAATAAAATCCTTACCTGATTTTCTGTAATTTTCAGAGACTTTTTTGTTATCCTTTAAATAATGTGAAAAGGCATCAATGGCATAATTAATATTTTCAAGATAAGATTCAGATTGTTTCATAAGCTCATAAAAATTTTTTAACTGCATCAGTTTCATATCATAGGTAAACACTTCATTTGCAAATCTGAATTTTGAAATATAATCCAATGATGTAATGTAATCTCCCTTATAATGATTAAGATATGCGTAAGAATAATTTAGCATATTTTCTTTGAAATCTGGGTTTAGTTTTTCAGCGTATTCTTCGATATACTTTTCAGTCCAGTCTATATCTCCGGCATGAAGTCCCGCAAGCATAAACATTTTGAAAGTTCCTGCGTTGATATATATAATTTCTCCCGATGGAAACAATCCCTGCGAGAGTCCAAACTTTACAAACTCAAACTTAAGCTGAATTGTCTGCTCCGAAGGATTAGCGGTGTAGTAATTTAAAACCGATGTGAAATAATTCATCTTATGTCTGTGGTCAAGGGTATCGAATGTATCCATATAAACTTCATTCAGCTTCATATACAGATGCTCGAATTTTTTATTCTTAAGCATCGTGCATAACAAAATAATATCAAGTTTTATTTTTTTATAGTTGGGATAATCGGGGCGGAGATTATCCAGAAATTTATCGAGCTCGATGTTATTTATCAGAAGTGAAAGCTGCTCTGTTTTTCTTTGTATATTGTAAGATTCAGAGTTCACTTTCAGACTATTTAACAGGTGTGAAGAAATATTAACAAAGAATGTAATTAAATCCTCGCTCTGACTTTCGACTACACCATATATTTCCGGATTTTTATTTGTAAGGCTTTTAAAATGAAATATTAAATTTTTCAGCAAAATCATCTGAATCTCACGGATAAATCCTGAGTCCAGATCTTCTTCCATCAACAAAGTTTCTTCTGCTTTCTTTTCACCTAATGCATAAAGCGCCCGGTGAGAATATCCTTCAATGAGAAGATAGTTATAATAGAAATTCATGTTCTTCAGGGAGTCTACTGCTATATAATCATCAAGTATCTTGCTGAAATCGGAGTTCAATGTGCGTAATATTTTTGATTGTTTTCCTTCCTTGTCATCAAGCTTACCGAAATAACTTTTAAGAAATTTTTCTTTGCTGATTTCAAAATCAGGATGATACTTCATAATGCATTCATAGTACTTCGTGAGGTCTCTTCCAGTGCTGAAGTAGGGTGATAAGATGAATTTTTTGAAGTCTTTTATATCAGAACTATTAAAGGTTTTTAATACACTTATGATTTTTTCGTTCAATTTCTTGGGGTTTCTTCGTGCGGTAATGTATTTTTAAATAAAGAAAAAAACAATCTATTATTTTGAATAGATGCGGTGTATAAGAAAATTTGCTGTGGCAACTTTAAAAATTTCTCTTTGCAAACCGCAGTGCATATTTACTAATTTGCGGATGTGCACAAATGGTGCACGCTGCGTGCACTCTCCCAAAACATCGTCCGCACGAAAAGATAATTCAAATTCTCCCAAATGAAAAAACAAACTAAAAAAGCACGGGGATATAGACTGTTCCCTCAGACACAAAAGCAGATTGCGAAAATACAAAAACTGCTTAATGCTGATTCAGATAAGGCAATCTCAACAGCATGCGACTTTTTTTTGAAGCAGCATAGTGATGTAAAAGAAAAAGCAAAATTTTTAACAACTAATTTATAATAATATGAAAAAAATAATATTTACAATGTTCTTAATTCTGATTTCCCAATCAGTTTTCTCTCAACAAAATAAAACTCCGGGAATAACTCACACGGAAGTTACAAGCAGTTCCGTACCTGATGCAAGGATTACTGAAGTTGTAAAGAATTTAAATGATGCAAGACTTGCTAACGATTTAGTATCCACTAAATATTGGCAGGAAAAACTTAATCAACTTACTTCTCCGCAGAAAATACAGTCCTCAAACGATGCATTTAATTTTTCCAGAGGTTCAGAAAATTATAATCCCGGCGAAGTATTAAATCTTACAAGAATAACGAGTTCAACTGTAATAGCAAACTCTATCTCAAGAGAAAGAATTAATGGAATTATTTTCGCAGCAATTGGCGTTTACGGCGGTCCGACAACTCCCGATACACTTAAGATATACAAATCTACTAATAACGGTTTAACCTTTTATTTAATGTACGGAATTTCTCAGTCAGAATTAAAAATAGATTATAACGGTGTGGATGCAGAAGCAGTATCAAAAGGTGATTCTGCTTATGCTTTCGTTGCTATGTCTTATACACTGTCAGGTTACAAGTCAATCTCTGTAATCAGAATCCGTGAGGATGGAGACATGGTATCAATATTGAGCGCTGCCGGCTCGCCAACGTATGTATATTCAAATGCCAGAATTACCAGCGATAATGCCGTATTTTCAACAAGTACATATATATATTTATCTCTGACATTAGATTCTGTTGCAGGCGGAAGAAATCTTAAATCAAAATTGTATTACATTCCCGATATATATGCGTCTTCTATATCGGCTCTTTCAGGTTATCAAAGTAATGCAGGCGGACAATATGGATATTATGTAGCCGGGATATCACCTGATTCTGCAAAATTTGAAACAGATATTGCCTGCGTTAACGGAGTTGGCAATATAAACCTTTTGTATACTGTTACGGTTGTGCGCGGAATTCCCGGATTATTCGGCAGCGGCACTTCACTTCATTTCACAAGAAGTGATACATATGGTACTACAGCTCCCACTTTATTTAATACAACTGACCCCGGGTTTTTGAAAGAAAGTCCAAGAATTGCAAGTACAGGATATCAGAATAATTCAGCGATGGTTACAGTGCGTAGATTATATGGCGGAGGAGACTGGGACCCCTATTATTTCTACACATCAAACATTACTGGAGGAGCTCCGATTTTTGATGCAAACTATATTGATGAATTTTCCGATACTACTACAGGAATTTCAGTTGCAGGCAGACCAAGATCCAACGGTTCATATTTATTCGCATATAACAACAGAAGAGGAGAAAATTTCAGCGCAGTAAACAGCAGGACTTTTAATGCAGGTGTAATGGGAAGCACCGTGCAAATGAATCCAACAAATGTTGGCGGCACAAACTATTACGGATACGCAAGTCCAAGTTTTAGAAATGTAAATGGTGATTCATGTCTTGTAATCTGGAGTGGCCCTGCCGGTAATGGAAGCTATGTGACAGGCGGCTGCTCGGGAACTGTTTTCACAGGTACGGGTAATTCAAATTCAGCTGCAGATAATTTTCATCTGTCACAAAATTATCCTAACCCGTTTAACCCTTCTACAATAATAAATTATTCATTGCCGGTCCAAAGCAATGTATCAATAAAAATATTTGATGTACTTGGAAAAGAAATAAACAGTTTGATAAATGAAGTGCAGACAGCAGGAATTCATTCTGTTGAGTTCAATTGTATCAATCTGCCGAGCGGTGTTTATTATTACAGAATTGAAGCAGGAGATTTTGCAGATACAAAGAAAATGCTGCTGGTTAAGTAAGCCGGTTAAATTTCTCAGCCGCTGCTGCTTATCTCCCGCAGCAGCGGCAAATTAAAATATAATAAATTTAATAATATCCCCATGAAGAAAATTATATATAACTCCGCTTCCATTCTGGTATTATTGTTCCTCATATTTTTTTTAACCAATGCTACAATATTTAAAAAAATTGATATAGACAGTGATGAGGGATATGAAAAAAATGATATTGAAAATAATCAGAAGAAAACTGAACATGAAGCCGAGGGCGAAGGTGAAGAAAAAGAAAACCCTGCCTATGTGAAACTTTCCGTTCAGGAAACAGCAGACTTATGGGAAAAATATGAAAGCACCTTAAAAAATTCACAGGTTGATAACGCCTCTGACCCATGGATTTCTATGGGTCCGAAAGGCGCATTCAACAGGCTGACTCAGGTGCCGGGATCAAAATTCAGCGGTAAGATATTAGACATTGAAATTACCAATCAGGGATACTTCAGGATTGGAAGCGCTAATGGAGGATTATGGGAGCAGCTTTTCATAGGAGAACCTGTGTGCTTAACAGATAATATCACCTCTCAAAAGATAGGTGCGTTTGCTTCGAATTTTCTTAACCCGGATGAAATTTACGTCGGTACAGGAGAAATTGGAGGAGGAAGAGACGGTACAGGAATATTTAAAACGACAAACAAAGGTGTAAACTGGGTAAACATTTTACCTGCAAATAATTCTTTATATTTAGCTGCCGTATCAAAAGTCCTTTATAATCCTCTTTACCCGGAAATAGTTCATATATCGGGAGCAGGACAGCTTAATAATTACCTGAGGACTACTAACGGAGGAACAAACTGGCGGGCTATTAATATTGGAGGCATGACTACAATTTCTGATTTAGTAATAAATCCTCTTGACCCCACTATTCTTTACGCTGCTGTGTGGGGCAGTAATGCCGCTACGAATATATTCAAAACCACAAACTCGGGCAGTACCTGGAATGCAATGGCATCTACTTCAGGGCTGCCAACAGCTAATTTTGGAAATACTACTCTTGCAATTTGTAATGACCAGCCAAATATTTTGTATGCTTTAATTGCAAACAGCACCAACAATAATTTGCTGGGTGTTTATAAAACAATTAACGGTGGAACAAACTGGAACAGATTAAACACTCCGACGGAATTTGATATTTTAAACGGACAAGGCTTTCATGCAAATTCAATTACGGTAAGTCCGCGGGACCCGAATAAAGTTTTAGCGGGTGGTGTTTATTTAATCCGTTCAAGTGACGGCGGAACAAACTGGACTGCAATAACAAGTCCGTCAATTCAGCCCGGCACTGTAAATCCCAATGTACATGCAGATATACAATCATTTGAATGGAACGAAAACGGAACTACTTTATACCTGGCAAATGACGGAGGGCTTGCGGTTTCATCCGATGCCGGAGTGACGTATAACACAAATATAAATTCATTCCCGATAACGGAGACAGTATATTTTGATTATAGCGAAGGCAACAATAATTATCTGGCTTCAGGAGTGGAACATAACGGAACAGTAGTGACAAGCAACGGAGGAGCTACATGGAATCACACACAATATGGTGACGGTTCCGGAGCGGCAATACATCCTACAGATCAAAACTTATATTACTCGACAGTCGGAGTAGTGCCAAATAATCCCGTTCCGTTCTACCCAAGCTTCAGTACTAACTCGGGATTAACATGGACCGGTGTTACAAACAATATTACAGGAGGATGCGGGCAATGGTACAATCAGATTAAAAGTTCTCGTACTCCGAATAATTTCCAGATATTTGTTCCTATATGCAAAGGTATGTGGAGGTCTACCAATAACGGAGCAAACTGGCTGAATTTAAATATGCCGATGACTGCAACGGGATATTTAGACTATGGTTTTGATGTCATGCCGTTAACAAACCAGTTATTTGTTCCTACAACGGATTCTACTACATCTAATACTGGTAAATTATATACAGGAATTAGCCAGGCATGGTTTGATATATCTCCTAATATTGGCAATAAAGTAATTCAAAAAGTTAAAGCAGCATTCCTGCTTCTGGCAATTGTAAGAGGCAGTATTGATTCTACAAATAAAATATACAAGATGTCTGCAGACAGAGTTTTAAATCCCGAGTGGACAAAGGTACCTTCAAACGGAATATCACAATATCCGC contains:
- a CDS encoding T9SS type A sorting domain-containing protein; the encoded protein is MKKYYLFIYIICLLVTTKAFPQLVQDFRVNSDVTNFSQSKSRIGSDLLGNFVIVWNDNRRNDSSDVYFQRYSFNGTILGNNTKINSQTIFAYDPEIVVKPNGNFFVIWNEKIGNSYFYRIKHFNKYGDSISTTNNFKDNNLNVIRNYKIAINTNGYLLISWLEVNQNWAYSAIKYQKFDSAGTRIGNNILVTDTTVNKDYNALSVRDDGSFIIAWSESNGSGAINILAQLFSAGGSPIGGRLQVNNNTGAFDSYTNPVVSSDSVGRFCIVFSYYNLGFNSRSVVYQLYNKDGVRKGDNTLYGNQGVERFNPNVKKLRNGNFILSYNNDLNGITYMLRADSSGNFIGNEFAVSSLFPFEEQSFADFVFSNERIITTWTDTRLGNRDIFGNIRSYNKPDSTVAIHNISSEIPSDYKLYQNYPNPFNPETNIMFDVNRSEDIKIIVYDLLGKEKIKLMEGNFTPGRYLIKYNFSAIGSGVYFYKLFIGGTSFETKKLILLK
- a CDS encoding site-specific integrase; amino-acid sequence: MASLFVYRNKLHIEYNKAGHKVRENLALIPNERNWELGRSKRKEIEALYETKNENSLLRKLILKELETSELTLYSAIEKYQNHLSNSSIEHQNMFINAMNKFSKVVEPERRIDKIRSSDITSYLRLLKATVSNATQRTNYTYIKMFFTYLFKEDILDKSPCRNVPGPREIEKEIIVFSDDLLLKILEETKHLDYKLYILFVFLSLTGMRVIDALNLTSDNFVMKESYIKLNVSKTKLFRTFPIYEELRIFIEEEMKPLLSLTKNQKLFEGFTRGSIGQRFRRMKKRFDIPNNYTITLKTFRKTLATRMLNAGVRVEFVSKLLHHKKLATTMKYYALPEIVSIQAEIENSSIQILPKMIQE
- a CDS encoding T9SS type A sorting domain-containing protein, which produces MKKIIFTMFLILISQSVFSQQNKTPGITHTEVTSSSVPDARITEVVKNLNDARLANDLVSTKYWQEKLNQLTSPQKIQSSNDAFNFSRGSENYNPGEVLNLTRITSSTVIANSISRERINGIIFAAIGVYGGPTTPDTLKIYKSTNNGLTFYLMYGISQSELKIDYNGVDAEAVSKGDSAYAFVAMSYTLSGYKSISVIRIREDGDMVSILSAAGSPTYVYSNARITSDNAVFSTSTYIYLSLTLDSVAGGRNLKSKLYYIPDIYASSISALSGYQSNAGGQYGYYVAGISPDSAKFETDIACVNGVGNINLLYTVTVVRGIPGLFGSGTSLHFTRSDTYGTTAPTLFNTTDPGFLKESPRIASTGYQNNSAMVTVRRLYGGGDWDPYYFYTSNITGGAPIFDANYIDEFSDTTTGISVAGRPRSNGSYLFAYNNRRGENFSAVNSRTFNAGVMGSTVQMNPTNVGGTNYYGYASPSFRNVNGDSCLVIWSGPAGNGSYVTGGCSGTVFTGTGNSNSAADNFHLSQNYPNPFNPSTIINYSLPVQSNVSIKIFDVLGKEINSLINEVQTAGIHSVEFNCINLPSGVYYYRIEAGDFADTKKMLLVK